The Kribbella shirazensis genomic interval CGCGATCCGTGCGTCGGTCGCGTTCATCTACGTCCGCGGTGAGGTCCTGCACGTGATCCGCCGGCTGCAGCAGGCGGTCCAGGAGGCCAAGGACGCCGGCTTCATCGGCCAGAACATCCTCGGCAGCGGCTACGACCTGGACGTGGTCGTGCACGCCGGCGCCGGCGCCTACATCTGCGGCGAGGAGACGGCGCTGCTGGACTCGCTGGAAGGACGTCGCGGTCAACCTCGTCTGCGTCCTCCGTTCCCCGCGGTCGCGGGCTTGTACGGCTGCCCCACTGTCATCAACAACGTCGAGTCGATCGCGTCTGTTCCCGTCATCCTGAAGAACGGCGCGGACTGGTTCTCCTCGATGGGCACCGAGAAGTCCAAGGGCATGACGCTGTACTCGCTGTCCGGGCACGTCACCCGTCCGGGGCAGTACGAGGCGCCGCTGGGCATCACGCTGCGCGAGCTGCTCGACCTGGCCGGCGGGGTCCGCGAAGGCCACGAGCTGAAGTTCTGGACGCCGGGTGGTTCGTCGACGCCGCTGCTGACGTCGGAGCACCTCGACGTACCGCTGGACTACGAGGGCGTCGGCTCGGTCGGGTCGATGCTCGGTACCAAGGCGCTGCAGATCTTCGACGACTCGGTGTGCGTCGTGCGCGCGGTCCTGCGCTGGACGGAGTTCTACAAGCACGAGTCCTGCGGCAAGTGCACGCCGTGCCGTGAGGGCACGTGGTGGCTGGTGCAGATCCTGGAGCGGCTGGAGAAGGGCCAGGGGTCCGACGAGGACCTGGACGTCCTGCTCGACCTGTCCGAGAACATCCTCGGCCGGTCGTTCTGCGCCCTCGGTGACGGTGCGACCGCGCCGATCACCAGCTCGATCGCGCACTTCAAGGACGAGTACCTGGCGCACTTCGAGAACGGCGGCTGCCCGTTCGACCCGATGGCAAGCACTGTCTTCGCGACTGCTGGAGCAACCGCATGACGATCCAAGCGAACCCACCGGCCACCGACGTCGAGAAGGTCGACCTGGTCACGGTCACCATCGACGACATCGAGGTCAAGGTTCCGAAGAACAGCCTGGCGATCCGGGCCGCGGAGCAGATCGGGATCCAGATCCCGCGGTTCTGCGACCACCCGCTGCTCGACCCGGTCGGGGCCTGCCGCCAGTGCCTGGTCGAGGTCGTCGACGCCGGCAACGGCCGGGGCATGCCGAAGCCGCAGGCGTCCTGCACCCTGACCGTTGCCGACGGCATGGTGATCCGCACCCAGGTGAGCTCGCCGGTGG includes:
- the nuoF gene encoding NADH-quinone oxidoreductase subunit NuoF, which produces MLTPVLSDNWDQIKSWQLASYQRSGGYDALRKALAMQPADVVAAVKDSGLRGRGGAGFPTGMKWSFIPQDNPKPKYLVVNADESEPGTCKDIPLMMASPHTLVEGVIIASYAIRASVAFIYVRGEVLHVIRRLQQAVQEAKDAGFIGQNILGSGYDLDVVVHAGAGAYICGEETALLDSLEGRRGQPRLRPPFPAVAGLYGCPTVINNVESIASVPVILKNGADWFSSMGTEKSKGMTLYSLSGHVTRPGQYEAPLGITLRELLDLAGGVREGHELKFWTPGGSSTPLLTSEHLDVPLDYEGVGSVGSMLGTKALQIFDDSVCVVRAVLRWTEFYKHESCGKCTPCREGTWWLVQILERLEKGQGSDEDLDVLLDLSENILGRSFCALGDGATAPITSSIAHFKDEYLAHFENGGCPFDPMASTVFATAGATA